From a region of the Mycolicibacterium sp. MU0050 genome:
- a CDS encoding DNA topoisomerase IB: MRLRRSVLTSPGITRRRCGKGFAYTGPDGSALKDAATLRRIEQLVIPPAWKKVWISPFPNGHIQAVGTDVAGRRQYLYHEQWQQERAEEKFDRVLEMSKQLPAWRERIAEDLTGRGLSRERVLALALHLLDRGYFRAGGEQYAEEHESYGIATLLCEHVNVRGAAVVFDYPAKSGVQRTLELEDREVARAVKALLRRGRRTERLLVCRAAKGWADIRADDLNARFKEMVGDDFSVKDLRTWHGTVLAAEAFVGADPAASQRQAKKIESAVMKEVAAELGNTPAVARGSYVDPRVVAGYEQGLTIAAASRRAAKESDPAAAQAIREKATRSLISRVAKGSAASRRPDGVAVGKAA, translated from the coding sequence ATGCGGTTGCGGCGCAGCGTGCTGACATCGCCGGGCATCACGCGGCGGCGGTGCGGCAAGGGATTCGCCTACACCGGCCCGGACGGGTCGGCGCTCAAAGATGCGGCCACGCTGCGCCGGATCGAGCAGCTCGTCATCCCGCCGGCGTGGAAGAAGGTGTGGATCAGCCCGTTCCCCAACGGGCACATCCAGGCGGTCGGCACCGACGTGGCCGGCCGCCGCCAGTACCTGTATCACGAGCAATGGCAGCAGGAGCGCGCCGAGGAGAAGTTCGACCGGGTGCTCGAGATGTCCAAGCAGTTGCCGGCCTGGCGCGAACGCATCGCCGAGGACCTGACCGGCCGGGGGCTCAGCCGCGAGCGGGTGCTGGCGCTGGCGCTGCACCTGTTGGACCGGGGGTACTTCCGCGCCGGAGGTGAGCAGTACGCCGAGGAGCACGAGTCCTACGGGATCGCCACGTTGCTGTGCGAGCACGTCAACGTGCGCGGCGCGGCGGTGGTGTTCGACTACCCGGCCAAGAGCGGGGTGCAGCGCACGCTGGAGCTCGAGGACCGGGAGGTGGCCCGCGCGGTCAAGGCGCTGTTGCGCCGGGGCAGGCGGACCGAGCGGCTGCTGGTGTGTCGGGCGGCCAAGGGCTGGGCGGACATTCGCGCCGACGACCTCAACGCGCGCTTCAAGGAGATGGTCGGCGACGATTTCAGCGTCAAGGACCTGCGGACCTGGCACGGCACCGTGCTGGCGGCGGAGGCCTTCGTCGGCGCCGATCCCGCGGCCTCGCAGCGCCAGGCGAAGAAGATCGAATCGGCCGTCATGAAGGAGGTCGCCGCGGAGCTGGGGAACACCCCGGCCGTGGCGCGCGGCTCGTACGTGGACCCGCGGGTGGTGGCCGGCTACGAGCAGGGGTTGACCATCGCGGCGGCCAGCCGGCGGGCCGCCAAGGAATCCGACCCGGCGGCCGCCCAGGCCATCCGGGAGAAGGCCACTCGGTCGCTGATCAGCCGGGTCGCCAAGGGCAGCGCCGCCTCCCGTCGTCCCGACGGGGTGGCGGTGGGGAAGGCGGCCTGA
- a CDS encoding N-acyl-D-amino-acid deacylase family protein has product MTFDKVILNGRWFDGTGAPSAVRNLGIRDGRVAAVTTEPIDGTEVVDATGRWVIPGIIDIHTHYDAEVLAAPELSESLRHGVTSIVMGSCSLSTVHVDASEAADLFGRVEAIPHEHVVRIVGEHKNWNNAQEYIEALESLPLGPNVTAFIGHSDIRVAVMGLDRATRKDVRPTRAERTRMEEMLEEALDAGFIGLSSQQLLFDKIDGDVCRSRTLPSTYAKARELRRLKSLLRRRDRALQSGPDISHPHNIASQALQSLGIGRPRLKTSLLAAADMKSAPGGMWLTVVLAAIANRLGGDFRFQHLPVPFEVYADGIDLVIFEEFGSGAAALHLKTELERNELFQDEDYRRRFRKDYDSKFGPRAWHRDFFDAEIVACPDQSLVGKSFGAVGVERGGLHPVDAFLDLVLEHGEKLRWRTTISNHRPKALRQLAVKNGIQMGFSDAGAHLRNMAFYNCGLRLLRHVRDAQRAGQEFMTVERAVHRLTGELADWYRLDAGHLRIGDWADAVVLDPERLDAALDDYHEAPIPAFGGMRRMVNRNDATVRAVMVAGRTVFAEGAPTDLLGNRRTGSFLRADGRPRNVPPREPAAADPAETRAAATV; this is encoded by the coding sequence ATGACCTTCGACAAGGTGATTCTCAACGGCCGCTGGTTCGACGGGACGGGCGCGCCGTCGGCGGTGCGTAACCTCGGGATCCGCGACGGCCGGGTCGCGGCGGTGACCACCGAACCGATCGACGGCACCGAGGTGGTCGACGCCACCGGCCGCTGGGTCATTCCGGGCATCATCGACATCCACACCCACTACGACGCCGAGGTGCTGGCCGCGCCGGAGTTGTCGGAATCGTTGCGGCACGGCGTGACCTCCATCGTGATGGGGTCGTGTTCGCTGTCCACGGTGCACGTCGATGCTTCCGAGGCGGCCGACCTGTTCGGCCGGGTGGAGGCGATCCCGCACGAGCACGTGGTGCGCATCGTCGGGGAGCACAAGAACTGGAACAACGCGCAGGAGTACATCGAGGCGCTGGAGTCGCTGCCGTTGGGGCCCAACGTGACCGCTTTCATCGGGCACTCCGACATCCGGGTGGCGGTGATGGGGCTGGACCGGGCGACCCGCAAGGACGTGCGCCCCACCCGCGCCGAGCGCACCCGCATGGAGGAGATGCTGGAAGAGGCGCTCGACGCCGGCTTCATCGGGTTGTCCTCGCAGCAGCTGCTTTTCGACAAGATCGACGGGGACGTGTGCCGGTCCCGCACGCTGCCGTCAACCTACGCGAAGGCCCGGGAACTGCGCCGGCTCAAGTCGCTGCTGCGCCGCCGTGACCGCGCCCTGCAATCGGGGCCTGACATCAGCCATCCGCACAACATCGCCTCGCAGGCGCTGCAGTCGCTGGGCATCGGCCGCCCGCGCCTGAAGACCAGCCTGTTGGCCGCCGCGGACATGAAGTCCGCCCCGGGTGGCATGTGGCTGACCGTGGTGCTGGCCGCGATCGCCAATCGGCTCGGCGGCGACTTCCGCTTCCAGCACCTGCCGGTGCCGTTCGAGGTGTACGCCGACGGGATCGACCTGGTGATCTTCGAGGAGTTCGGCTCCGGCGCCGCCGCACTGCACCTCAAGACCGAACTCGAGCGCAATGAGCTGTTTCAGGACGAGGACTACCGCCGCCGGTTCCGCAAGGACTACGACAGCAAGTTCGGCCCACGGGCGTGGCACCGGGACTTCTTCGACGCCGAGATCGTCGCCTGCCCCGACCAATCCCTGGTCGGCAAGTCGTTCGGTGCGGTCGGCGTCGAGCGCGGGGGACTGCACCCGGTGGACGCCTTCCTCGATCTCGTCCTCGAGCACGGCGAGAAATTGCGCTGGCGCACAACCATTTCCAATCATCGGCCCAAGGCGCTGCGGCAGCTCGCGGTCAAGAACGGCATCCAGATGGGTTTCTCGGACGCCGGGGCGCACCTGCGCAACATGGCGTTCTACAACTGCGGGCTGCGGCTGCTGCGCCATGTCCGCGACGCCCAGCGCGCGGGTCAGGAGTTCATGACCGTCGAACGCGCCGTGCACCGGCTCACCGGCGAACTGGCCGACTGGTACCGGCTGGACGCGGGACATCTGCGGATCGGCGACTGGGCCGACGCGGTGGTGCTGGACCCCGAACGGCTCGACGCCGCGCTCGACGACTACCACGAGGCGCCCATTCCGGCGTTCGGCGGTATGCGGCGCATGGTCAACCGCAACGACGCGACGGTCAGGGCGGTCATGGTGGCCGGGCGCACCGTCTTCGCCGAAGGGGCGCCCACCGACCTGCTGGGCAACCGGCGCACCGGCAGCTTCCTGCGGGCCGACGGCCGACCCCGCAACGTCCCGCCGCGTGAGCCCGCCGCGGCCGATCCCGCCGAGACCAGGGCCGCCGCGACCGTATGA
- a CDS encoding NAD(P)/FAD-dependent oxidoreductase: MNPTAPGMTDSRNTDALIGLPFNDSDDVLRTAIDEASVPALLMSMVHMTGDLGLLDELPRPFMLIPMDLQGGMNEPDKQAVRDRAYDVVREYRDRGCPPPFVPDAEQMRVMLDVMADGQVTDEYIDYVAADLRLTDADQNGPPLTSTPEQRSAFPVVVIGCGEAGLLAGIKLQQAGIPFTIVEKRDGVGGTWRANRYPGCRVDIANQYYAYSFEPTDHWTHYYSEQPEILRYLEDVAAKHGIAEHTRFSTEVTEAVWDDSESVWRVRIRAADGSAEELRARALICAVGQFSNPVVPDIKGASTFAGPAFHTADWRDDVELTGKRVAVIGAGASGFQLVPAIADDVERVDVYQRTPQWMAPNIAYHDSIPDGARWAIRHLPYYGRWLRFLSWWPLTDAAEERVMMDPGWDDGGLSCGEANRGIREMLIAWMRAFTTDEDLLAKVIPDYPPMGKRMLQDNGTWLTTLQRDNVELIRDGIAEIDAHGVTTVDGVHRRADVLVWATGFDVNHQLGPVDIRGLDGVSLNAAWGESPYAYLGVTVPGFPNLYCMYGPGTNAVNGTSIIYNSECQMRYVMACLDMVIGAGARWAAPRPEVCRDYHRRNQERLKTMVYTHPNVVSYYKNAAGEVPTLYGFRIVDYWKWTRRVDPADYELRT; this comes from the coding sequence ATGAACCCGACCGCACCCGGGATGACCGACTCGCGCAACACCGACGCGCTGATCGGGTTGCCGTTCAACGACTCCGACGACGTGCTGCGCACCGCCATCGACGAGGCGAGCGTGCCGGCGCTGCTGATGTCGATGGTGCACATGACCGGCGACCTCGGCCTGCTCGACGAACTCCCCCGCCCGTTCATGCTGATCCCGATGGACCTGCAGGGCGGGATGAACGAACCGGACAAGCAGGCCGTGCGCGACCGGGCCTACGACGTGGTGCGCGAATACCGGGACCGGGGCTGCCCGCCGCCGTTCGTCCCGGACGCCGAACAGATGCGCGTCATGCTCGACGTGATGGCCGACGGCCAGGTCACCGACGAGTACATCGACTACGTCGCCGCGGACCTGCGGCTCACCGACGCCGACCAGAACGGCCCGCCGCTGACGTCGACACCCGAGCAGCGCAGCGCGTTTCCCGTCGTCGTGATCGGCTGCGGAGAGGCGGGATTGCTGGCCGGCATCAAGCTGCAACAGGCCGGTATCCCGTTCACCATCGTCGAGAAGCGCGACGGCGTCGGGGGCACCTGGCGGGCCAACCGCTATCCGGGGTGCCGCGTCGACATCGCCAATCAGTACTACGCGTACTCCTTCGAACCCACCGACCACTGGACGCACTACTACTCCGAGCAGCCGGAGATCCTGCGCTACCTCGAGGACGTGGCCGCCAAGCACGGGATCGCCGAGCACACCCGGTTTTCCACCGAGGTCACCGAGGCCGTCTGGGATGACTCGGAGTCGGTGTGGCGGGTCCGGATCCGCGCGGCCGACGGCTCGGCGGAGGAGTTGCGCGCCCGCGCGTTGATCTGCGCGGTCGGGCAGTTCAGTAACCCGGTCGTCCCGGACATCAAGGGCGCGAGCACATTTGCCGGTCCCGCGTTCCACACCGCCGACTGGCGCGACGACGTCGAGCTGACCGGTAAACGCGTGGCGGTGATCGGCGCCGGCGCCAGCGGGTTCCAGCTGGTCCCGGCCATCGCCGACGACGTCGAGCGGGTCGACGTCTATCAGCGCACCCCGCAGTGGATGGCGCCCAACATCGCCTATCACGACTCCATCCCCGACGGCGCCCGCTGGGCGATCCGGCACCTGCCGTACTACGGGCGCTGGCTGCGTTTCCTGTCGTGGTGGCCGCTGACCGACGCCGCCGAGGAACGCGTGATGATGGACCCCGGCTGGGACGACGGCGGCTTGTCCTGCGGTGAGGCCAACCGCGGCATCCGGGAGATGCTGATCGCCTGGATGCGTGCGTTCACCACCGACGAGGACCTGCTGGCCAAGGTGATCCCTGACTACCCGCCGATGGGCAAGCGGATGCTGCAGGACAACGGGACCTGGCTGACGACGCTGCAGCGCGACAACGTCGAGCTGATCCGCGACGGCATCGCCGAGATCGACGCGCACGGGGTGACGACGGTCGACGGCGTGCATCGGCGTGCCGATGTCCTGGTGTGGGCCACCGGATTCGACGTCAACCATCAGCTGGGCCCGGTCGACATCCGCGGCCTCGACGGCGTGTCCCTGAACGCCGCGTGGGGTGAATCGCCGTACGCCTACCTCGGTGTCACCGTGCCGGGCTTCCCCAACCTGTACTGCATGTACGGCCCGGGCACCAACGCGGTGAACGGCACCAGCATCATCTACAACTCGGAATGCCAGATGCGCTACGTCATGGCGTGTCTGGACATGGTGATCGGGGCCGGCGCCCGCTGGGCCGCGCCGCGGCCGGAGGTGTGCCGGGACTACCACCGCCGCAATCAGGAGCGGCTCAAGACCATGGTGTACACCCACCCGAACGTGGTCAGCTACTACAAGAACGCCGCCGGGGAGGTCCCCACGCTCTACGGGTTCCGGATTGTCGACTACTGGAAGTGGACCCGCCGGGTGGACCCGGCCGACTACGAGCTGCGCACGTAG
- a CDS encoding dihydrodipicolinate reductase → MRRVVQFSTGNVGRHSLAAIIGRPDLELVGVHAASDNKVGRDAAELCGLSEPTGVIATDDIDALIALQPDCVVYTALGETRPMEVIEEMAKLLAAGINVVGTSMVWLVTPRQADDWLRAPLEEACAAGNASLYVNGIDPGYSSDSAVFSALSLVTRARSVTVQEIFDYGNYDDYEYTGTAMGFGNSPDDPLPIAFQLGVITSVFGGLVRNIAAQLDVELDEVRERYEPWYTPERIECKMMTVEPGGLAAVRFAAEGVRSGEPVITVEHVNRLTSAAAPDWQVPPEGQLGVHKVIVEGEPRVEVNTLLSHPVLDVTEAGCLSTAARAVNAIDWVCRAPAGLIAADDIPPTEMIRGLMW, encoded by the coding sequence ATGCGCAGAGTAGTCCAGTTCTCCACCGGCAACGTCGGGCGACACTCGCTGGCGGCCATCATCGGTCGACCGGACCTGGAGCTGGTGGGGGTCCACGCGGCCAGCGACAACAAGGTCGGACGCGACGCCGCCGAACTGTGCGGGCTCAGCGAACCCACCGGCGTCATCGCGACCGACGACATCGACGCGCTGATCGCGCTGCAGCCGGACTGCGTCGTCTACACCGCGTTGGGCGAGACGCGGCCGATGGAAGTCATCGAGGAGATGGCGAAGTTGCTCGCCGCCGGGATCAACGTGGTCGGGACGTCGATGGTGTGGCTGGTGACGCCGCGCCAGGCTGACGACTGGCTGCGGGCGCCGTTGGAGGAGGCGTGTGCCGCGGGCAACGCGTCGCTGTACGTCAACGGGATCGACCCCGGCTATTCGAGCGATTCCGCGGTGTTCTCGGCGCTGAGCCTGGTCACCCGCGCCCGGTCGGTCACCGTCCAGGAGATCTTCGACTACGGCAACTACGACGACTACGAATACACCGGGACCGCAATGGGTTTCGGCAACAGCCCCGACGACCCCTTGCCCATCGCGTTCCAGCTGGGGGTCATCACCTCGGTGTTCGGCGGCTTGGTGCGCAACATCGCCGCGCAGCTCGATGTGGAACTCGACGAGGTCCGCGAGCGGTACGAGCCCTGGTACACCCCGGAGCGCATCGAGTGCAAGATGATGACGGTGGAGCCCGGCGGGTTGGCGGCGGTGCGGTTCGCCGCCGAAGGGGTGCGCTCGGGCGAGCCGGTGATCACCGTCGAGCACGTCAACCGACTCACGTCCGCGGCGGCGCCGGATTGGCAGGTGCCCCCGGAGGGACAGCTCGGGGTGCACAAGGTGATCGTGGAGGGCGAACCTCGCGTCGAGGTGAACACCCTGCTGTCGCATCCGGTGCTCGACGTCACCGAGGCCGGGTGCCTGTCGACGGCGGCGCGCGCGGTCAACGCGATCGACTGGGTGTGCCGGGCGCCGGCAGGACTGATTGCGGCCGACGACATCCCGCCGACCGAGATGATCCGCGGCCTGATGTGGTGA
- a CDS encoding acyl-CoA desaturase, whose amino-acid sequence MAITDVAQYAHLSRTEIDALGAELDAIRVDIEDSLGARDAAYIHRAIRFQRALDAGARLLIFAGRSKASWLLGAVSLAAAKSIENMELGHNIGHGQWDWMNDPEVHSNTWEWDMAGVSSHWRYSHNYRHHMYTNVHGVDDDLGFGIMRVSRDEPWRRKWLAQPLRNLLLAVIFEWGIAMHGLHSEHERADSDAERSAQSAALMRKTRRQLAKDYLVLPALSGRRWRRTLAANAAANILRNLWAYAVIFCGHFPDGAEKFTEEALVGETKADWYLRQMLGTANFDAGPVLAFASGNLCYQIEHHLFPDLPSNRYAQIAARVRALCDKYDLPYTTGPFLRQFFLAQRTIVKLAAPDRFLTATSDDAPETASERKFFPAGAASAAG is encoded by the coding sequence ATGGCCATTACCGACGTCGCCCAATACGCCCACCTGAGCCGCACCGAGATCGATGCGCTCGGTGCCGAGCTGGATGCGATCCGCGTCGACATCGAGGATTCGCTGGGCGCTCGCGACGCCGCCTACATCCACCGCGCGATCCGTTTCCAGCGGGCGCTGGACGCCGGCGCACGGCTGCTGATCTTCGCCGGTCGCTCCAAGGCCAGCTGGCTGCTGGGTGCGGTGTCGCTGGCGGCGGCCAAGAGCATCGAGAACATGGAACTCGGCCACAACATCGGGCACGGCCAGTGGGACTGGATGAACGACCCCGAGGTGCACTCCAATACCTGGGAGTGGGACATGGCCGGGGTGTCGTCGCACTGGCGGTACTCGCACAACTATCGCCACCACATGTACACCAACGTCCACGGCGTCGACGACGACCTCGGCTTCGGCATCATGCGGGTCTCCCGCGACGAGCCGTGGCGGCGCAAGTGGTTGGCGCAGCCGCTGCGCAACCTGTTGCTCGCAGTGATCTTCGAGTGGGGCATCGCCATGCACGGGCTGCACTCCGAACACGAGCGGGCCGACAGCGACGCCGAAAGATCCGCTCAGAGTGCCGCTTTGATGCGCAAGACGCGTCGTCAGCTGGCCAAGGACTACCTGGTGCTGCCCGCGCTGAGCGGCCGCCGCTGGCGTCGCACCCTGGCCGCCAACGCGGCGGCGAACATCCTGCGCAACCTGTGGGCGTACGCGGTGATCTTCTGCGGCCATTTCCCCGACGGCGCCGAGAAGTTCACCGAGGAGGCCCTGGTCGGGGAGACCAAGGCGGACTGGTATCTGCGGCAGATGCTGGGCACGGCGAACTTCGACGCGGGACCGGTGCTGGCCTTCGCCAGCGGGAACCTGTGCTACCAGATTGAACATCACCTGTTCCCCGATCTGCCCAGCAACCGCTATGCGCAGATCGCCGCGCGGGTGCGTGCGTTGTGCGACAAGTACGACCTGCCCTACACCACCGGGCCGTTCCTGCGGCAGTTCTTCTTGGCCCAGCGCACCATCGTCAAGCTGGCGGCCCCTGACCGCTTCTTGACCGCCACCTCCGACGACGCCCCGGAGACGGCGTCGGAGCGCAAGTTCTTCCCCGCGGGGGCGGCCTCGGCGGCCGGGTGA
- a CDS encoding SDR family NAD(P)-dependent oxidoreductase, whose translation MTAIDPDQLKVCLRVLAEVETLPPEHPDAVAVRRATASLWKSVKIARRHAKRDAIAAADNAVTAATATGAPGRIDDETQGLPLVSTAVGATAGTLQRSRACYVCKDRYTVVDAFYHQLCPQCAAFNRSKRDARTDLTGRTALLTGGRAKIGMYIALRLLRDGAHTTVTTRFPNDAVRRFAGMPDSEDWLHRLRVVGIDLRDPAQVVALADTMAEQGPLDILINNAAQTVRRAPGSYAALVEAERTPAPELVDVLTFDHVSDAHPAALAGSLAEHQRPHALTELALVARSASPERIAAGTAVDAGGLLPDTAPVNSWTQRVHEVDPLELLEVQLCNQTAPFILISRLRGALAASSARRKYVVNVSAMEGQFSRGYKGPGHPHTNMAKAALNMLTRTSAGEMLTEDGILMTAVDTGWITDERPHPTKLRLAEEGFHAPLDLVDGAARVYDPIVRGEAGEDLYGCFLKDYAVSNW comes from the coding sequence GTGACCGCGATTGATCCTGACCAGCTGAAAGTGTGCCTCCGGGTACTGGCCGAGGTCGAAACGCTGCCGCCGGAGCACCCGGATGCGGTCGCTGTGCGCCGCGCGACCGCCAGCCTGTGGAAGTCGGTGAAGATCGCCCGCCGCCACGCCAAGCGCGACGCCATCGCCGCCGCCGACAACGCCGTCACCGCTGCCACGGCCACCGGCGCGCCGGGCCGCATCGACGACGAGACCCAGGGGTTGCCGCTGGTGTCGACCGCGGTGGGCGCCACCGCCGGCACGCTGCAGCGCTCGCGCGCGTGCTACGTGTGCAAGGACCGCTACACCGTGGTCGACGCGTTCTACCATCAGCTCTGCCCGCAATGCGCCGCGTTCAACCGCAGCAAACGCGATGCCCGCACCGACCTGACCGGCCGCACCGCCCTGCTCACCGGCGGGCGCGCCAAGATCGGCATGTACATCGCGTTGCGGTTGCTGCGCGACGGCGCCCACACCACCGTCACCACCCGCTTTCCCAACGACGCCGTGCGCCGGTTCGCGGGCATGCCCGACAGCGAAGACTGGCTGCACCGGCTGCGTGTGGTCGGGATCGACCTGCGGGACCCCGCCCAGGTGGTCGCGCTGGCCGACACCATGGCAGAGCAGGGTCCGCTGGACATCCTGATCAACAACGCCGCGCAGACCGTGCGACGGGCGCCGGGCTCCTATGCCGCGCTGGTCGAGGCCGAACGGACCCCGGCCCCGGAACTGGTCGACGTGCTCACCTTCGATCACGTCAGCGACGCCCACCCGGCCGCGTTGGCGGGCAGCCTGGCCGAGCACCAGCGGCCGCACGCCCTGACCGAGCTGGCGTTGGTCGCGCGTAGCGCCTCCCCGGAGCGCATCGCCGCCGGGACCGCGGTCGACGCCGGCGGGCTGCTGCCCGACACCGCTCCGGTCAACAGCTGGACCCAGCGGGTGCACGAGGTCGACCCGCTGGAACTGCTCGAGGTGCAGCTGTGCAACCAGACCGCGCCGTTCATCTTGATCAGCCGGTTGCGCGGCGCGCTGGCCGCCTCGAGCGCGCGGCGCAAGTACGTGGTGAACGTGTCGGCGATGGAGGGCCAGTTCAGCCGCGGGTACAAGGGCCCCGGGCATCCGCACACCAACATGGCCAAGGCCGCCCTGAACATGCTCACCCGCACCAGCGCGGGCGAAATGCTCACGGAGGACGGCATTTTGATGACCGCCGTGGACACCGGTTGGATCACCGACGAACGTCCGCACCCGACCAAGCTGCGGTTGGCCGAGGAGGGCTTCCACGCCCCGCTGGATCTGGTCGACGGTGCGGCCCGGGTGTACGACCCGATTGTGCGGGGGGAAGCGGGCGAGGATCTCTACGGGTGCTTCCTGAAGGACTACGCAGTCAGCAACTGGTGA
- a CDS encoding NYN domain-containing protein, with translation MTETGVTRVAVYLDFDNIVISRYDQVNGRNSFQRDRAKTPGDHAERLERATVDVGAIIDFASSFGTLVLTRAYADWSAEVNAGYQGQLVGRAVDLVQLFPAAAYGKNGADIRLAVDAVEDMFRLPDLTHVVIVAGDSDYIALAQRCKRLGRYVVGIGVAGSSSRSLAAACDEFVTYDALPDVPMFEPAESDDEPSPKHRRRSSKAAKEPDPQTAATNLLTRALRIGLERDDADWLHNSAVKAQMKRMDPSFSEKALGYKSFSDFLRSRPEVELDESSTTRMVRLKDAPS, from the coding sequence ATGACAGAAACCGGTGTGACGCGCGTCGCGGTCTATCTCGACTTCGACAACATCGTGATTTCCCGGTACGACCAGGTCAACGGGCGCAACTCATTCCAACGCGACCGGGCCAAAACCCCGGGAGACCACGCCGAGCGGTTGGAGCGCGCCACCGTCGACGTCGGCGCCATCATCGACTTCGCCTCCTCGTTCGGCACCCTGGTGCTCACCCGCGCCTACGCCGACTGGTCGGCCGAGGTCAACGCCGGCTACCAGGGCCAGCTGGTGGGGCGCGCGGTCGACCTGGTGCAGCTCTTCCCGGCCGCGGCCTACGGCAAGAACGGCGCCGACATCCGGCTGGCCGTCGACGCGGTCGAGGACATGTTCCGGCTGCCCGACCTGACGCACGTGGTGATCGTCGCCGGCGACTCCGACTACATCGCGCTGGCGCAGCGCTGCAAGCGACTCGGCCGCTACGTGGTGGGCATCGGCGTGGCCGGGTCCTCGAGCCGCTCGTTGGCCGCGGCGTGCGACGAGTTCGTCACCTACGACGCGCTGCCGGACGTCCCGATGTTCGAACCGGCCGAGTCCGACGACGAGCCGTCGCCCAAACACCGCAGGCGCTCGTCCAAGGCCGCCAAGGAACCGGACCCGCAAACCGCCGCGACCAACCTGCTGACCCGCGCCCTGCGGATCGGGCTGGAGCGCGACGACGCGGACTGGCTGCACAACTCGGCGGTCAAGGCGCAGATGAAGCGGATGGACCCGTCGTTCAGCGAGAAGGCGTTGGGCTACAAGTCCTTCAGCGACTTTCTGCGGTCGCGCCCAGAAGTGGAACTCGACGAGAGTTCGACCACGCGGATGGTGCGGCTCAAGGACGCGCCGAGCTAG
- a CDS encoding alpha/beta hydrolase translates to MTTPQRLTIEVPHLRFEALTWGPDDGRLMLCLHGYPDTAWTWRHLGPHFAEQGFRVVAPFMRGYAPTELARDGDYGVGELMRDALALHQNLGGGADAVLVGHDWGGLTANGLAAYPQNPFAKVVSMGVPLVTGLQPGSGHGAAKLRLLPRQLKMSWYIFFQQLPGISERNLDRVLPKLWRDWCPPGYDTGADLDHLWQSLSDPSRRTAALSYYRAVFRPLRRGRHHRELDRYAMGATPVRHPMLVLHGRLDGAIDARLAALSVEGLPAGSAHQIIDGAGHFMHLDRPAEVHRLIGDYVRSS, encoded by the coding sequence ATGACCACGCCGCAGCGCCTGACCATCGAGGTACCGCACCTGCGTTTCGAGGCGTTGACCTGGGGGCCCGACGATGGGCGGCTGATGCTGTGCCTGCACGGCTACCCGGACACCGCCTGGACCTGGCGGCACCTGGGCCCGCACTTCGCCGAGCAGGGCTTCCGCGTGGTCGCGCCGTTCATGCGCGGCTACGCCCCCACGGAGTTGGCCCGCGACGGCGACTACGGCGTCGGCGAACTGATGCGCGATGCCCTTGCGCTGCACCAGAATCTGGGCGGCGGGGCCGACGCGGTGCTGGTCGGCCACGACTGGGGCGGCCTGACCGCCAACGGCCTGGCCGCCTACCCGCAGAACCCCTTCGCGAAGGTGGTGAGCATGGGGGTGCCGCTGGTGACGGGCCTGCAGCCAGGCTCGGGGCACGGCGCCGCGAAGCTGCGGCTACTGCCGCGGCAGCTGAAGATGAGCTGGTACATCTTCTTCCAGCAGCTGCCCGGGATCTCCGAGCGCAATCTGGACCGGGTGCTGCCGAAGCTGTGGCGGGACTGGTGCCCGCCCGGCTACGACACCGGCGCCGATCTCGACCACCTGTGGCAGAGCCTGTCGGACCCGAGCCGCCGCACCGCTGCGCTCTCCTACTACCGAGCGGTGTTCCGGCCGCTGCGGCGCGGCCGCCACCATCGCGAGCTGGATCGGTACGCGATGGGCGCGACACCGGTGCGGCACCCCATGCTGGTGTTGCACGGACGCCTCGACGGTGCCATCGACGCGCGCCTGGCCGCGCTGAGTGTCGAAGGGCTGCCGGCCGGCAGCGCCCACCAGATCATCGACGGCGCCGGGCATTTCATGCACCTCGACCGGCCGGCCGAGGTGCACCGGCTGATTGGCGACTACGTGCGCAGCTCGTAG